One Candidatus Zixiibacteriota bacterium genomic window, GTACAACGCCGTACTCTGGTTGACCGGAGATTATCAAACCAATGCCCTTACCGCAGAGGAGACTGCCGTACTTAAAGAGTTTCTCGATGCCGGCGGCAATTTGATGCTTTCAGGTCAGGGGCTCGCCAGTGCGCTCGATACGATTGACGCCGATTTCCTGCACAACTACCTGAAAGCGGAATTCCTGCGCACTTATCGTTACCCCTATTACATCTCGGCTGCCAATCCGCAGGTAATGGCGTCGGGTATGCAGATCAAGCTCGAAGGAACCGGCAGTGCCGCCAATCAGACTGTGCTCGATCACATTCAGGCGATCAACGGCGGTGTGGAGGAACTCATGTTTTACGATGAGACCGACTGGGGAGCGGTGTCATACGACGGTGAGTATCGTTCGGTATTTCTGAGCTTCGGCCTTGAAGCAGTGACTTCCGGAGTGAACGACTGGATGGACCGTGAGGATATGCTGGATCAGATCCTGACCTTTTTCGACTGGTTGAATCCCCATTTCTGCTGTCGGATACGCGGCGACGCCGACTACGACAATGTTGGACCGAATATCGCCGACCTCGTCATGCTGGTGACCTACATGTTTCAGTCCGGACCGGCTCCTGTATGTATGGCCGAGGTTGACATCAACGGCGACAATGTCGGGCCGGATATCTCCGATCTAGTGGCGCTGGTGAGCTATATGTTCCAAGGCGGATCATTACCTGCGCCCTGCCTTTAAGTCCGCACGTATGAGCCACACGCGGGCTACCCGAGGGGTGCTGATTCCCCATCAGCGCCCCTTTTCTATTTCCGCAGATCTGCCGCCTTCTGTCGACTGCCGTCAATTGGACCCATGAATGATTCCAAGAGTCACCGAGATGTCGCTCCTGCGAAGGGGGTTGTTGAAGAAGTCGTACACATAGATATTCTGCAAACCACAACCGTAATGCAGGCAATCCAAAGCTGCTCGCCACGCTAGGTTAGACCTCTTAAACGCGTAGCGGCGGGGCTTATATCCGCCGTAGAAGAGGTTTTTCAACACTCCTTCAGTCAAAAGCTGGTTCCCTGGAACCTGCCATCCGCTGTAGGGAGAGATCCCTCACGCCACCTTCACGTCAGATCTGCTGATTCCTCTCAATCCAAAATCCGCTTGCGCGACGACGACCGATTGGTTAGATATTAAACCGTAGAAAAAACAGTTCCGTTGGGGGTGGCGTAAAAGTCCGCCTGAGATCATACCCCCTCAGACCTGATCCGGATAATACCGGCGTAGGGAAACGGAGATGTTAACTCATCCCCCACGGTCCCGTCTTCGGGGCGTTTGCCAAGTCTGAACGGAACCTTGCAAAAACTATCAACCGTTTAATGCGAGGTTTAAACCATGCCACGTTTTTTGATGATCATCACCATGATGCTCTTCATGGCAACCGGCGTATCGGCCGGCGCCATCAGCGGCAGAGTGGTCGATCCCGAGGGCAATCCGCTCGAATCGGTCTCGGTGGTAACCAACCTCTCCGGCGTCGGCGCCCAGACCGACCGCGAGGGTAATTTTTCCATCGAGGGAGTCGATGAGGCCTCCCGTGTAACTTTCAGCGCTGTCGGTTATCGCGCGCGCCAATACCGTATCGACCAGGTGCCGGCTACGGTGATTCTCGAGCCGGTCTATATTCAGGGAGAGCGTATCGTCGTTTCGGCCGATCGCGCTCGCTCCGGCTATAACGCCCTCACTTACGACAACCTCTCACACGAGGAGATTCAGCGCGACTATACGGTCGGTGAATTGCCGCTCATGCTCGCCGGCACTCCGAACCTGTACGCTTTCAACGACGCCGGTTCGGCGCTCGGTTATTCTTACATGAAGATCCGAGGTTTCGACGACAAGCGTGTCTCGACCTACATCAACGGTGTGCCGCTCAACGATCCGGAGGACCAGGCGACCTATTTCGTCGACCTTCCGGATTTTACCTCCAATGTCACCGATATCCAGGTACAACGCGGTGTGGGCAATTCCATGTACGGCGATGCCTCGTTCGGCGGCTCGGTCAATATCGCCACCAACGCCTTTAACCGGCAACGGTCCGCTTGTATCACTGCCGGATACGGTGAATATACCAGCGGGGGGAACTCGGTCAGCGATATCTATAAGCAGAGTGTCGAATACTCTTCCGGCCTGGTCGACGGCCGCTGGCTTTTCGGCGGGCGTTTTTCCAAACAGAAATCGGGCGGGTATCGCCATGACTCCTGGTATCACGGCTGGGCTTATTACCTGTCGGTGGCGCGACTCGATCCGAACATGTGGACCGAGTTGCATCTCTACGGCGGCCCGATGAAAATGCACCTGTCATATTCAGGGGCAACGCTCGACCAACTCGCCCGGGACCACCGCGCCAATCCGTATCATACCTATAGCAACGAAACCGATAACTTCAACCAGCCGCATTATCAACTGCACAATGTTTACAAGCTGAGTGAGACCGCCACTCTCTCCAACACCTTCTATTACATTCGCGGCCGCGGTTATTACGAGCAGTACAAGGATGACGAACCGTACGAAGAGTACAACATCCCGGCCAGCCTTACCGACGGTGCTGAGGAAGGGGATGTGGTGCGTCAGCAATGGGTGGAGAAAAGCCAGTACGGCTGGAATCCGCGCCTGGAGGTCAAACACGATCACGGCCGTCGGACAATAGGCGGTTCGCTCTATTATTTCGAGTCCGATCACTGGGGTCAGGTGGTTTGGGTTCAGGGGATCGAGGGAACGCTGGATGACGGTTTCGATCCGCAGCACCGTTATTATCAATACTACGGCAAGAAATGGCACGCATCGGTGTTCGCCCAGGAAGAACGTGAGTTGACCGACTGTTTGAATTTGACCGCCACCGCCCAGGTGCGTTATCAGAAATACGATTTCGACCAGGCGAAAATGGGTGCGTTCAAGGGCTACCAATACGATGTCGACTGGCTGTTTTTCTCACCGCGCCTGGAATTGTCTTACAAGGTCAACGAACAGTTGAGCCTTCACAGCTTCGCGGCGATCTCCTCACGCACGCCGACCGATGCCTCGATTTACGATGCCAACGATCCCTACATTCTCCCCTCGCTGGAAATCGAATCGATGTCCGTCTCCGGCAACGACACTTCGTACGTATTCGGCGATCCGACCGCCAGCTGTGAGCGGGTGATCGATCTCGAACTGGGAGGGGAATATCGGGCCAAACGGTTTGCGGTCGGACTGAATCTGTTCTATATGGATTTCTCCGATGAAATCATCCCCGAGGGCGGTATTAACGAAAACACCGGCTTGGCGATCACGACCAACGCCGACCGCTCGGTGCACACCGGCGTCGAACTGACCGGTACGGTGCAGGTGGTGGAACCGATCAAAATCGAGGGAAACCTGGCCGTCAATTACAACCGGGTGAAAGACTATGTCGGTCAGATCGATGTCTACGACGACAACTGGGACCTGGTCGACCGGATCGACTACGACTACAAGGATAAAACCATTGCCGGTTTCCCGAACGTTCTCGGCAACGTGGCCGTGCAGTTCGAGCGCGATGACCTCCAGACATCGTTGCGCTTGCAGTATATCGGCAAACAGTTCGTGGAGTTGATGAATGTCGACTCGCTGGCGATTGACCCACATGTGATCGCATCCTGGTCGACCTCTCTTCGCATGCGTAATTTTATGGGATTCGGTGATTTCACGATCAAGGTGAGCATCGAAAACCTGTTTGACGATGTCTATGAGACTTCCGGCTACGGCTGGAGCTACGCAATGGGGAATCCCCAGAATCCAACTTACGTGCACGAAGCGGAGTATTACCCTGCCGCCGAGCGCTGGTTCTGGGGCCAGATCAAATGGGAGTTGTTCTGAGCGAACCATGCGTTTTGCCGATTACAGCCTGATTGTAATCTACCTGGTTCTTCTGCTGGCGCTGGGGCTTAGTCGCCGCCTGCGCCGGCAGAGCAGCGCCGGAGACTTGATTGTGGGGGGCAGGATGCTAACCCTGCCCGCCTTCGTCGCTTCGCTGGTGTCGACCTGGTACGGCGGCATTTTAGGCGTCGGTGAATACTCCTATCAATACGGCCTTTCCAACTGGTTCGTTTTCGGAGTTCCTTATTACCTGGCAGCTTTTCTGTTCGCAGTTTTCTTGGCTCGCAAGGCGCGCCGCTCGGAACTGTTGACCATTCCGGAACGACTCGCGCAGACCTATGACTCGCGCACCGCTCTCGTCGGTTCGGTGGTGGTCTATCTGATGACCGTACCGGCGGCGTATATTCTGATGCTTGGCGTGTTGTGCCAATACCTGTTCGGCTGGCCGATGTGGGCCGGCATTCTGGCCGGGACGCTGTTCTCGGTGGTCTACGTTTTCAGCGGCGGTTTTCGTTCGGTCGTACGCACCGACCTGTTTCAGTTCGCTCTGATGTTTATCGGTTTCATTATTCTGCTGCTCGTGCTGGTTGTTAGCTACGGCGGGTATGGATTCATCCACAGCCATGTGCCCGAGGCTATACTGACCTGGCACGGCGGCAATTCTCCCTGGTATATTGCCGTCTGGTATGTGATCGCCCTGGCGACGCTGATCGAGCCGGCTTTTTATCAACGCTGTTACGCCGCAAAAACCGAACGAGTGGCGAAAGTCGGGATTTTCATTTCCATCGCCTGCTGGGCCGTGTTCGATTTTCTTACCACCTCATGCGGCATATACGCTCGTGCTCTTCTGCCCGATTTGGCCGATCCGGTGGCGTCTTATCCGGCGCTGGCGATGAAAGTCCTCCCTACCGGTCTGCTCGGCCTGTTTGCCCTGGCGCTGTTGGCGACGGTTATGTCCACGGTCGATTCGTATTCATTCCTGGCAGCGACCACGTTCAGCAACGACATCATGCCGCGTTTGAAAAAAGACGCCGGTTTGCAAGTGATCCGCTGGACCCGGATCGGATTGTTTTTTTCCACCGCCTTAGCGGTGGTGCTGGCGCTGTTTTTTAGATCGGTGGTTGATATCTGGCATCTGTTCGGGTCGATCGGTACCCCGGCGCTGCTGGTCCCGCTGTTTTTTGCCTTCGTGGGAAAACGACGCCTTCCGGCGCGAGTGGCGATGTGGTCTATTTTTCTTTCGGGGGGGATATCGCTGATTTGGTACCTGTCACAATACCGTGCGAGCGGCGACTACTGGCTCGGCCTGCAACCTATTTTCCCCGGATTGCTGCTGTCGCTGATCTTGTATTTCGTGTTTGCGAAACGAGCGGATGTTTGACTCCGTCGTTCGTGGGCGGCAGACCTCCCGGTCTGCCCCTGCGGCAATCGTGGCGATCTTCCGCGCGTATTGATCCGCTTCAATCTTAGGTGCCCCACCCATTGGGTGGGACGTTCGTGCGGAAGTCGTTCGTGGGCGGCAGACCTCCCGGTCTGCCCCTGCGGCAATCGTGGCGATTTTCCGCGCGTATTGATCCGCTTCAATCTTAGGTGCCCCACCCATTGGGTGGGACGTTCGTGCGGAAGTCGTAGGTCGAGTTCCGGAGAGAGCGAGGGCTAAGTCACACGAACGCAGAAACCCGACACGTCGGAATCATCTGATAATCTGTCTTCGTACCTACGCCGCTAGCCCTGTAGGGCGAAACCCCCGGTCCCGCGAGGCGGGATCGCGAAGCGAGGTTTCGACAAGACACCGTTGGCGAAGAACGTCGCACCTGCGAAAGCAGGTGCCTATCTTTCTCTTCTCGCGTCGCTGCTCGGTGCCCCAGAGCTTCGCTCTGGGAGGTTGTCCTCGTTCCGGCGCTCTGCGGCGGAACGAATGCAAGCGCAGCGAAGCAATTACTGACGATTCATCGTAGGTAAGCGTTCCGGAGCGAGCGCGGGCGCAGCCTCGCTTGTGGAGAAACCCGACACCTCCGAATCGTTTCATACTTACTTATCCCCGTCTCCGCGAGGCCTGCACCTCAGATACGCCAAAATCCCCCGAAAAAATCCCCCGATTTTAACCGAATTTTCGTAATTCAGTCATATTTCTCTAACCTTAGCAGGCCATCTTGCGCGCGAATCGAAGATATCAGGCAACGCCTGACGAAAGGATTAGCAAATGTCCCTGCTCGATTTAGAAAGCCTCCCGACCAAGCCGAAGACCAAGGAAGACTGGCATTCGTACGGACTTCAGTCGCTCAGTCCGCAGCAGTTTCTACGCGTGGTCTCAAGGATAATCAACGGTGAGTACCGACTTCTGAATACGAGCGTTCGCAAATCTGCCCCCCGTTACAACTCCGACCTGGCCTATCGCACTCTAGGCCGCTGGCAGAGCTAGCCGGCAACCGTAGCACCTTTAACTACTCTCTTCATATTGATGAGCCACCCTCTTCCCCCGGGGGTGGTTTTTCATTGGGGGGCTATGGAATCCTAATAATACAGAGGAAGCAACTGAGTGTTTCAGTATTTGCTAGTATATATACTAGCAAATACCGCACTTAAGAGCCTCCGCCAACTTACCATTGCTTTATAGGCAAGGAACTTATGACCAGACGTTTACATTCGCCATCTAGTATATATACTAGATACCGGTTATCTCTTAGTACAGCCTCTCCCGCTTGGACAGGAAGGCGTAAAGCGCCTTGTCGAAAGGCATCGAGGTGTCGATCGGGTGGTAGTCGATATTCGACTGGCGGCAGGCCGAGGCGATCTCGTTGGCGAACCCTTCCACAGCGCCCCGGAAATGCTTCTTGATCTGGTACGGCAGCGTGGTCATCTCTTCGCCGGTCTCCATATCATTGAAAATCGCTTCGCGCGGGAAAGAAAAATCCCGCTCGCGGGGATCGAGAATATGAAAAACGATCACCTCGTGGTGGTTGTAGCGGAAGTGCTTGAGCCCGGAGATTATTTTCTCCGCCTCATCGAGCAGGTCGGATAGAATCACCACCAGACCGCGACGTTTGATTCGGTCGGCCATTTCGTGCAGGGCAACTGAGATGTCGGTTTCTTCGGAAGGCTTCTGTTCGGCGATTTCGTTAAGCAGGACATGCAGATGCCCCGACTTGGAGCGCGGCGGAATATAGCGGCGGATTTTCTCATCGAACGTCACCAAGCCAACGGCATCCCGCTGGCGCAACATCAGATACGACAGCGCCCCGCAGAGCAGCCCGGCATAGTCGAGCTTGGTGGTCGGCGCGCCGGATTGGTAGGCCATGGAGCGGGAGCAGTCGAGCAGAAGGTACCCCTTGAGGTTGGTCTCCTCCTCGTACTGCTTGATATAATACCGGTCGGATTTGGCGTATACTTTCCAGTCGATATCCCGGATATTGTCCCCCGGCATATATTGGCGATGCTCGGCGAACTCGACCGAGAAACCATGATAGGGAGACTTGTGCATGCCGGCGATAAATCCCTCGACCACCATGCGGGCCTTCATCTCCATACCCTTGAGCTTGGAGACCGTTTCCGGATCCAGATATTTTCGATAATCCTGCGCCATTGCTCTATTATACGCTTGAACTTCGTTTATGCCAGCAGAAAACTCCGGCCGCGAGCACCGGAGCTTCCTACCAGATAATACCCTCAATGTCGATCAAGGGAGTATCTTCAAGACCGTGAACCCGGCGCAGATACTCGCGCCACTCGATCTTGTCGGCGTAGTTGAAGTCGAAGTCGAACAACTTCTCCAGCAGATCCGGGATTTCCCGGTCGTAGTAATCCATGAGAATGCCGTTGATACGACCAATCAACTCTGAGGGCGGCACATCCACGACCAGCGACACATCGATCGGATTGACCTGACCGAAGCGACGGTTGTACTCCAGGATCAGGTCGACGATCGGATAATCATCACCGATCATATAGAAATGAGGGGCGTGAAAACCCTTGTCGCGGATCAACAGCACGACCAACAAGTCGGCCGCTTCCTGAAGCTGCTTCGAATACAAAACAACTCTCCTCGTCTTGCCCCAGTCCAAAGGCCGGAGGGGCATTTGTCTACGTACGAACGTTGGTCCTGGCTCGGAAGCAGACAACCACCCGAACCGGACATCAGTCCGTCGCAGAGTTATTGATTTTTGTTCTCGAATGATCTAAGCAGAGAAAAACGAGGAAAGTTAGAGAGCGGAGACGTGCGCGTCGGCACGCCTGAGTGTAACACCTGGTTCTTCTTCTGCTCAACCCCATCCGGAGCGCTCTATGCTCCGCCTGAAACGTTTCGTGAGCGCTAGCATAGAACCGATCCTGTCCCTCTATAGGGACTTCGTTGCTTTAGCCGATTCATGTCGGCTCCTGTTCTTGATTGTGCCCGTTCGCCGAGGCGAGGCCGCCGGGCCGAATCGTTTTCTCCCGCGGTCCGGGAGGATTCAAATAAACGTAACTCTGCTCCTCTATGAGCAGGTCCTGATCCCGTGTTTTCGTTATACGGATGAGCGGCGCAAAGGATACACTTCTTTCCAGATCCTGTCAAGCGGAAAAATGGAGAATGATTGTTGGCGTAAAAAAGCAGTTATGTTGAAATACCACACTTGATCAGACATCATGTGTTGCTCTCAAACTCCAACACCAACAACATTGATCCCAAGAGACAAAATACCTCTTGGAGTAAGGTTCAAGCTACTCATCTGCTGTTGAACTTATACCTCCCCGATGCAAGAAGGCAGGCTCCGGTGAGCCTGCCTTTGTTAGAGACAGAGAGAGAGGAGGTCTTGGGGGATTATTGAAAAGCCGTCCGCATGGGACGGACATGATTGCAAAATCTTACGGCCGTATTTATAGCCGCTTGCTGCGAAGGTTGGACATCCCGTTCACCGACTTCCGTATCTGGCTGTTGCGCTGTTGCCTCGCAATAGTCCGACAGCGGGCAATTGTCTGATCCGGGCGTTATTTCCATGCAATTCCAGTCTGCAATTGCGGGTTCATTGCTATTGCCGTTGTAATTATTACCGGTGAGCATGGGTTGTCCGGAGAAGAGGGTCAGGTGAATGGCAATAACAATCGCAAGAGTGACAACTTGAGCGACTCTGATATTGGGATTGTTTTGTTGCATAACTCTCTCCTTTTCCGACCTGTCCCGGTCTGTAAATAGGACAAGACAACCCCATATTTGGATTAATTGAGGGAGGCCGTGTTGTACGGCTTCTATTATAAGTTGCTAATGAAAATATATCGCGCATATAGCAATTCTTGGAACAGCTACGATATAGGCAACATCTGTGGCAGTGAGCCTTCTACGAAAACGAGGAGTCATTAATCGCTTAAGCTAAAGAACTGCCAATCCAACATAGTGGACTAAATTTTAAAAGAGCCATTATCTTAACAATAGCATCTTTTTGGATTCGGAATAACTCTCCGTAATAATCCGATAGAAGTAAACTCCAGATGCAACAGGCTGGCCTGAGTCATTAGTACCGTCCCATGTAACAACCTTCCGGCCAGGCGATAGTCGCTCGTTAACCAAAGTGCGAGTTTGTTGCCCTAGAACATCATATATCTGAACCCGAACAAAACACGATCTCTGGATATCAAACTCAATCTGAGTCACCGGATTAAATGGATTTGGGTAATTCTGGCCAAGGCAAAACGAACTCGGTCTGCTGGAATTCTCTATCTCAAAGATGTCCATTGCTCCGATGAAGTTCTTTCCCTCAAATGAACCGTCAATTACTACAGCGTCATAAATATCTCCATTCACGTTATCTCTCCATACCTGATAGGAACCTGGCTCAACCACGAACCGGTATAGTCCGGCCTCATTCGTGAGAGTTGAGTCTATCCCAGGGTCACTCATCGCCTGACTTCCATACGAATTGATGTAGACCCAGGCGGTTGCCAAGGCCTCGCCATCAGAGGAAGATACAACCTGCCCTGCAATATGAAATAGGTCTACCGAGTCGGTCTCCTTCGCAGAATATCCGCACGCGTTAGCACACCGCAATCCGACTACATATTTCCCTGCTTGAGAAAGGTCGTACTGAT contains:
- a CDS encoding TonB-dependent receptor — protein: MPRFLMIITMMLFMATGVSAGAISGRVVDPEGNPLESVSVVTNLSGVGAQTDREGNFSIEGVDEASRVTFSAVGYRARQYRIDQVPATVILEPVYIQGERIVVSADRARSGYNALTYDNLSHEEIQRDYTVGELPLMLAGTPNLYAFNDAGSALGYSYMKIRGFDDKRVSTYINGVPLNDPEDQATYFVDLPDFTSNVTDIQVQRGVGNSMYGDASFGGSVNIATNAFNRQRSACITAGYGEYTSGGNSVSDIYKQSVEYSSGLVDGRWLFGGRFSKQKSGGYRHDSWYHGWAYYLSVARLDPNMWTELHLYGGPMKMHLSYSGATLDQLARDHRANPYHTYSNETDNFNQPHYQLHNVYKLSETATLSNTFYYIRGRGYYEQYKDDEPYEEYNIPASLTDGAEEGDVVRQQWVEKSQYGWNPRLEVKHDHGRRTIGGSLYYFESDHWGQVVWVQGIEGTLDDGFDPQHRYYQYYGKKWHASVFAQEERELTDCLNLTATAQVRYQKYDFDQAKMGAFKGYQYDVDWLFFSPRLELSYKVNEQLSLHSFAAISSRTPTDASIYDANDPYILPSLEIESMSVSGNDTSYVFGDPTASCERVIDLELGGEYRAKRFAVGLNLFYMDFSDEIIPEGGINENTGLAITTNADRSVHTGVELTGTVQVVEPIKIEGNLAVNYNRVKDYVGQIDVYDDNWDLVDRIDYDYKDKTIAGFPNVLGNVAVQFERDDLQTSLRLQYIGKQFVELMNVDSLAIDPHVIASWSTSLRMRNFMGFGDFTIKVSIENLFDDVYETSGYGWSYAMGNPQNPTYVHEAEYYPAAERWFWGQIKWELF
- a CDS encoding sodium:solute symporter family protein, whose translation is MRFADYSLIVIYLVLLLALGLSRRLRRQSSAGDLIVGGRMLTLPAFVASLVSTWYGGILGVGEYSYQYGLSNWFVFGVPYYLAAFLFAVFLARKARRSELLTIPERLAQTYDSRTALVGSVVVYLMTVPAAYILMLGVLCQYLFGWPMWAGILAGTLFSVVYVFSGGFRSVVRTDLFQFALMFIGFIILLLVLVVSYGGYGFIHSHVPEAILTWHGGNSPWYIAVWYVIALATLIEPAFYQRCYAAKTERVAKVGIFISIACWAVFDFLTTSCGIYARALLPDLADPVASYPALAMKVLPTGLLGLFALALLATVMSTVDSYSFLAATTFSNDIMPRLKKDAGLQVIRWTRIGLFFSTALAVVLALFFRSVVDIWHLFGSIGTPALLVPLFFAFVGKRRLPARVAMWSIFLSGGISLIWYLSQYRASGDYWLGLQPIFPGLLLSLILYFVFAKRADV
- a CDS encoding DUF58 domain-containing protein; the protein is MAQDYRKYLDPETVSKLKGMEMKARMVVEGFIAGMHKSPYHGFSVEFAEHRQYMPGDNIRDIDWKVYAKSDRYYIKQYEEETNLKGYLLLDCSRSMAYQSGAPTTKLDYAGLLCGALSYLMLRQRDAVGLVTFDEKIRRYIPPRSKSGHLHVLLNEIAEQKPSEETDISVALHEMADRIKRRGLVVILSDLLDEAEKIISGLKHFRYNHHEVIVFHILDPRERDFSFPREAIFNDMETGEEMTTLPYQIKKHFRGAVEGFANEIASACRQSNIDYHPIDTSMPFDKALYAFLSKRERLY